Part of the Candidatus Dependentiae bacterium genome is shown below.
TCTTTTGAATATAATTATACCAATAATCAAAATGGATCTACTACTTCAACTGTAAAAGAAAGCTCGTTATTTACTGTTGCTCTAGTAAGCGCAGGAATAGGTGCTGCTGGTTATATAGCGTATAAAATATTTTCGCAATCTAACGATGATGATAATGACGACGAGTAAGATTTACAACAAATAAATTGTAGAGTCTTTTAATTTAGACAAAAAAAGATACACGTAGTTTTCTGGTCATACTAGAAAACTACGTGTATCTTTTTTAAATTTAGTAAGATGCAGTAAACGCATTTTCGATATAGTTTATTGTATAGTCTGTTTGGGTGCCTTCAACAAGAGCAACATCAAAGCGGTATATCATGTCTTGAAAGTTATGTTTGTTGATATACCATAAAGCTGTTGTAACAATTTTGCGTTGCTTTGAAGGCACTATAAGCTCTGAAAGAGAAAATAACGGGTTACGCCTTAATTTAACTTCTACAAAAGCAAGTACTTCTTCTTTACGGGCAATAATATCAATCTCGCCCTGTTTGATTGAGTAATTTTGCTCTAAGATACTAAAGCCCGCTTGTTCTAAAAAGCGGGCAACTAATTCTTCACCTTTTTTGCCTAAGGCTATACGCTCGATACTCATTAAGCTTTTGTTTCTACTTTGGTTGTTGGAACTTGAGCAAGTATTCTGTCTGGTTGCGTACTAGCTATCAGTGGAGCAACTTTGGGTTTAGGCGTAAGTTGTGCTAAGCGAGTTTCTAAAGCTGAAACGCGTTGCTGTTGATTAACTGTGTGGGGTAATACGTTTTCTTTTATATAGGCTAAGCGCTTGTTTGCTGCTGTAAGGGCACCTTCTCGTTTGTTATATTTATACCTGCTAATATAGGTATTAATAACATTGATTTCGCTTTCAAGTATTTTGCTGTAACAACCATCAAGCATATCTTTAATACTTTTAGCGTATTCCGTATCATCTGGATACGTTTTAAGAAACTTTTCACCAAGCTCTATAGTTTTTTGAGTTGGAGCTTGATCTCTGTCTGGGCTAAGTGTAGATAAAAAATAAGCTTTAATACCAATATAACTAGCTTTTTTTGCTTCAGGTGTGCCTGGGTAGAGTGTTTGATATTCTAAAGCGTATTTTTGTGCTGTTTCAAAGTTGCCTAAATCTAGACCTGTTTGAGCTAGTTCTAATGTTGTTATTCGCACAAGCTCAGGATCGCCCCCAAGCGCAAGCATCCGTTCGCCACATTTTAAAAACATATCTTTATCGCCACTTTTTTTGTAGTAGTCTTTTGCCCAAGCGGCTTCTTCAAATGTTTGTTTTGCAACGAGTTTATTTAAAGATTTGCTTAAATCTTCTGAAGCGGTGTGTGTGAGCGAACTTGCTAGTAAAACGCTCAATAATAAATAGATACACATAATAAAATCCCCTAAAAGTAACTATGATCTTTTCTTTAAACTATCACAGATAGTCTAATCGAGCAAGGCGCTCGAGGGGGCTGTAAGAGAGGTAAAAAACAATACTGTAGCTGCTCTTAAGAGACTATGGTATCTTAGTAAATAGAGTGCCATACCAGGAGTTTATATGATACGAAAAAGTTTAGGGCAAATGCTTGTTAATCGCAAACTTTTTACGCCCATTGAAGTAGAAGATTTTATAAAAGCTGCTGAAGATAATCACCAAAATTTAGTTGAATATCTTAAAGCACATAAACTTATTAAAGACGAAGATTTAGCTAAAGCACATGCTGATCAATTTGGTATTAAATATGTTGATAGTATAACCGAAAAGATGGCTGATCCTGAGTTGCTTGCAAAGATACCCCTTAAATTTTTAAGAGAGCATGCAGTAATACCCGTACTTCTTGATGGTCAAATTACTTTAGTAACGGCCGATCCTACTGACTTTCAGCCCCTTGATGAGCTTACGTTGCTGCTCGGTGGTGATACACGTACTATAGTTGCTACACGTAGTTTAATTATCGATGCTATTAATAGATACTATCCTCTAGAGGGTACCAAGCAAATGATCGAAGAGCTTGAAGAAGAGCAACAGATTGCCGAAGGTGCTGTTGATTTAGGTGCTATCGACGAAGCTGATATTTTAGGTGTAGCTAATGAAGCACCTATAATTAAGCTGGTAAATCATATACTGTATCAAGCAGTAAAGCGGGGAGCTTCAGATATACATATCGAGCCTTTTGAAAAGGAAATTCGTGTACGGTACCGTATTGACGGCGTAATGTACCCTGCGTTAACGCCACCAAAACGTGCTCAGTCGGCTTTAATTTCGCGTATTAAAATTATGGCTAACTTAAATATAGCCGAAAAGCGATTACCGCAAGATGGTCGTATTCAGATTAAAATTGCCGATAAAGCTATTGATATTCGTGTTTCTTCGTTGCCTGTGGGTTTTGGAGAACGCGTTGTAATGCGTTTGCTTGATAAAACTAAAACTTTTGGTGCACTAAAAACTCTAGGCTTTAGTGAGCGTGACTATAAAATTATAGAGTATAGTATCACGCAACCTAACGGGATTATGCTTATTACTGGCCCTACTGGTTCAGGTAAAACATCCACACTTTATTCTATTTTAAGTCAGCTTAATACGTCAGAAGTTAATATTGTAACCGTAGAAGACCCCGTTGAGTACCAAATGCAGGGTATAAGCCAAGTGCAAGTACGTGAAAAAGTAGGTCTTACT
Proteins encoded:
- a CDS encoding YraN family protein — its product is MSIERIALGKKGEELVARFLEQAGFSILEQNYSIKQGEIDIIARKEEVLAFVEVKLRRNPLFSLSELIVPSKQRKIVTTALWYINKHNFQDMIYRFDVALVEGTQTDYTINYIENAFTASY
- the bamD gene encoding outer membrane protein assembly factor BamD, which codes for MCIYLLLSVLLASSLTHTASEDLSKSLNKLVAKQTFEEAAWAKDYYKKSGDKDMFLKCGERMLALGGDPELVRITTLELAQTGLDLGNFETAQKYALEYQTLYPGTPEAKKASYIGIKAYFLSTLSPDRDQAPTQKTIELGEKFLKTYPDDTEYAKSIKDMLDGCYSKILESEINVINTYISRYKYNKREGALTAANKRLAYIKENVLPHTVNQQQRVSALETRLAQLTPKPKVAPLIASTQPDRILAQVPTTKVETKA
- the gspE gene encoding type II secretion system ATPase GspE codes for the protein MIRKSLGQMLVNRKLFTPIEVEDFIKAAEDNHQNLVEYLKAHKLIKDEDLAKAHADQFGIKYVDSITEKMADPELLAKIPLKFLREHAVIPVLLDGQITLVTADPTDFQPLDELTLLLGGDTRTIVATRSLIIDAINRYYPLEGTKQMIEELEEEQQIAEGAVDLGAIDEADILGVANEAPIIKLVNHILYQAVKRGASDIHIEPFEKEIRVRYRIDGVMYPALTPPKRAQSALISRIKIMANLNIAEKRLPQDGRIQIKIADKAIDIRVSSLPVGFGERVVMRLLDKTKTFGALKTLGFSERDYKIIEYSITQPNGIMLITGPTGSGKTSTLYSILSQLNTSEVNIVTVEDPVEYQMQGISQVQVREKVGLTFDAALRSILRQDPDIVMIGETRDKETAQIAIQAALTGHLVLSTLHTNSAAASITRLIDMGIEPFLIASTVTSVVAQRLVRRLCEVCKKPYKPELDVLKRIGITAQEAKTITFYQPVGCENCSNTGYKGRLAIFEIMVLSGRVAHLAMERSDTAIIQAEAVKEGMTLLVQDGVRRIKQGITTLEEVLAVAASTEIMGA